A portion of the Edaphobacter lichenicola genome contains these proteins:
- a CDS encoding multicopper oxidase family protein, giving the protein MNRRSFVVGAGAAWASASVPFGLASSHGGSSDLRLRIEACTLDIGRGVQIATVAYNGQVPGPLLRLTKNKPVTIDVTNATSNPDLVHWHGLTTDSLNDGAVEEGSPIIAPGATLRYQLTPSPSGTRWYHTHAMAMGDLSLAAYTGQFGFLLIDGAPDPGRHDKEVNLSIHHWGPHFVPMVETMRAESQNMPQTSGSDVGYQYATVNAHMLGAGEPIRVKQGERVLFRLLNASATENVVLALPGHTFRVIAMDGNPVPNPTSVEVLSLAVAERVDAIVEMNSPGVWVLGSTLKEGREMGLGVVVEYAGRSGEPVWRDPQPAEWEYTRFGSKDSAVQPDETFTLTFRDAGALNGANFDTWTINGDAWPAVKPLKVKRGKRYRMIFRNASGDQHPIHLHRHSFEVTRVDDQVMSGLIKDTVNVMPLQTLAVDFVADNPGDSLLHCHQQLHMDYGFMQIIKYTD; this is encoded by the coding sequence ATGGTGGATCGTCCGATCTGCGGCTGCGTATCGAAGCTTGTACGTTGGATATTGGCCGAGGGGTGCAGATTGCGACGGTTGCTTATAACGGTCAGGTGCCTGGACCGCTGCTCCGGTTAACGAAGAACAAGCCGGTGACGATCGATGTGACGAATGCGACGTCGAATCCGGATCTCGTGCATTGGCATGGACTGACTACCGATTCTCTTAACGATGGTGCAGTAGAGGAAGGTTCTCCGATCATTGCGCCGGGGGCGACGCTTCGTTATCAACTCACGCCGAGTCCGTCTGGGACGCGGTGGTATCACACACACGCGATGGCAATGGGTGATTTATCGCTGGCTGCCTACACCGGACAGTTTGGATTTCTTCTGATTGATGGCGCTCCTGACCCTGGGCGACATGACAAAGAGGTCAACCTGTCGATTCACCATTGGGGGCCGCACTTTGTACCGATGGTTGAGACGATGCGTGCCGAGTCGCAAAACATGCCGCAGACTTCAGGGTCTGATGTTGGCTATCAGTACGCCACGGTCAATGCGCATATGCTGGGCGCCGGTGAACCGATTCGCGTGAAGCAGGGGGAGCGCGTGCTATTTCGGTTGCTGAATGCAAGTGCAACCGAGAATGTGGTGCTCGCGCTGCCAGGGCACACGTTTCGCGTGATTGCGATGGATGGTAATCCTGTGCCGAATCCAACTTCGGTTGAAGTGCTCTCGCTGGCAGTGGCGGAGCGGGTGGATGCCATCGTCGAGATGAATTCGCCGGGTGTGTGGGTGCTGGGATCGACATTGAAGGAGGGGCGCGAGATGGGGCTGGGAGTGGTTGTGGAGTATGCGGGGCGGTCGGGCGAGCCGGTGTGGAGGGATCCTCAACCGGCTGAGTGGGAGTACACTCGCTTCGGCTCGAAGGATTCGGCCGTGCAACCGGACGAGACTTTCACGCTTACTTTTCGCGACGCAGGTGCGCTCAACGGAGCGAACTTCGATACGTGGACCATCAACGGAGATGCATGGCCGGCGGTGAAGCCGCTGAAGGTAAAGCGCGGCAAACGGTATCGGATGATTTTTCGTAACGCGAGCGGCGATCAGCATCCGATTCACCTGCATCGACATAGCTTCGAGGTGACGCGCGTTGATGATCAGGTCATGAGCGGTCTCATTAAAGACACTGTTAATGTCATGCCGCTTCAGACGCTTGCTGTAGATTTTGTCGCAGATAATCCTGGGGATTCACTGCTTCACTGTCATCAACAGCTCCACATGGACTACGGGTTCATGCAAATCATCAAGTACACGGATTAG